The nucleotide sequence GCTTGTCCGCTCGGGGAGTCGCGCTCGACAGCGACATCGTCGAACTGCGAACGGGGGTCGTCTTCGAGGGCGTCCCCGACGGTGCGTCGGTCGACGCGGTCTGGAACGCCTTCGCGATCCTCTTCGACTATCAGCTCTCCTTACCGATGTTCGCAGACAGCGTCGACGACTCCACGTACGAACCGACCGGCGGGCCGGTGTCGGGCGTCGAGACGCGGGGGTGCTGATGCTGCTGTCGGGTCACTCAGCTGCGGCGTCAGCCGGGTCGACGACCGTCTCATCGACCTCGTCGACACCGACTCGGTCGCACAGGTCGTACAGTGGGCACGCCTCGGGACCGTCCAGACACGCCGGCTTTCGCGCCGTGCAGTACTCGCGGCCGAACTGGATCATCGCGGTGTGCCCAAAGCCGCACTTGGGGCCGGGCACGTCGGCTTCGAGGTGCTCGCGGACGGTCTCGTGATCCGCGTCCGCGGGCGCGAGACCCATCCGCCGCGCGATCCGGTGGACGTGCGTGTCGACGGGGAAGACGCCGCCGCGCCCGCCCGCGAAGAGGAGCACGCAGTCGGCGGTCTTCGGGCCGACACCGTGGATGTCGAGCAGTGCCTCGCGGACCTCGTCGGGGTCGCCCTCGCGCACGAACGCGTCGAATTCGTCTCGCCCGCCGTACTCCTCGCGGATGCGCTCGGCCGCGCCGACGATCATCTCCGACTTTTGATTATACAGCCCGGCCGAGGAGATGGTCTCGGCGAGTTCGGACTGTTCCGCGTCGGCGAGGGCCGTCACGAGATCGGCGTCGTCTTCACGGGTCGCGCCGCCCTCGCGGGTCGCTTCGCTCCCCGCTCGTGTCGTCGAGGCGCGCTGCGCCTCGCTCCCGTACCGCTCCATCAGCGCGTCGTGGGCGGGCTGGCTGGCGACGTCGCTTGTGTTCTGCGAGAGGATCGTCCGAACGAGCGACTCGAAGGCGTCCTTGCCGCCGTACGTCTTCTGCCAGTACAACTCGCCGAGTTCGTCGACGACGGCCTCCGCGCGCGTCCCTGTCTCGCCGGGTGCGAACGCGACCTCGACGCTCCCCTCTTCGCCGCCGCTGATGTTCTCTCGGGGTTCCTCGGGCATATCGATCCCTTCGCTGCCGGTGGAAAAAAGCCGTCGGCCGCGTCACTCCACGTCGACGACCAACTCGAATCGGAGGTCCGCACCGTCCGCGAGCGCGTCGACGAGGTCGCGGTCGAGGTCTCCGGCGGCAGCGCTGCCGCCGACCAGAACCGTCCGGTCGTCGACGTAGTCGCTCGTGCGACCGACGTGACTCCGCTCGTTCTCGAAGGAGAGTTCCGGGTCTCCCCGGCCGGTGATCGTCTCCTCGTACGTCTCGCCGCTCTCGGTCGTCGCGGTGAGCGTCACGGTGATCGTCGCCTCGGGATCGCGGCACGCCTCGACGAACGCGTCGTCGAAGTCCGCGGGCACGCGATCGGCCTCGACGGCGAGGATGCAGTCTCCGGCCGGGGTGAGCCAGTCGTCGCTCGTCACCTCGAGGGTGCTGCCGTGCCGTGCGGTCACGTTTTCGTGGCCACGCGCGCGGACGACTTCGCGCTCTCGCTCTCGCATACTGGACTGTCTGCGACGGGACGGTAAGTCTCGCTCGATCTTCCGCTCCGCGTCTGGTGTCCGTGTGAACTGATACCATCGCTCTTTATATATTCCACACAATCAGTGGGAAACACTCACACGGGGCGTACGAGGGGTGTGAGAGAGGTTTTCAGCCGCTCCGACTACCGGTAGATTTATATTTGGTAGACATCAATGAATAGTCACCAGAGCGCCTCCGGCGTTCCGGCGGCACAGCACGCAGAATGATCGGGAATTCTTATCCACGGTTGACAGCGATCGACGAGCGGCCGCCACGGTCCGGAGCGGTGATGGTATCGAGGATTGATCACGTATGGTGACGAAGCAAGACGTTCTTGACGAATACGACGTACAGGCACTAGAAGAATCTGACAACATCGAGCTCACAGACGAAAAGCTCGAAAACGGCTCGAAGGGGCAGCTCATCAAGGTTGCCGGCCAGCTTCGAGACCGACGAAACGACCTGAACCAGATGGCCTCCGAGCGCGCCTCCAAGCGCGACGACCTCAACGCCAAAACGCGCGAGAAGGTCGACGAGGCCCAAGAGCACCGCGAGAAACGCGACGAGCTCAACGAGCAGGTCCAAGAACACAAAGAGAGCCGTAACGAGCTCAACGCGAAGGCAAACGAGCTGTTCGACAAAGTCGAGCAGATGAAGTCCGAGCTCGAGCTCGACGACGGCAAGGACATCGAGGAGCTCCAAGAGGAGATCGAGCAACTCGAATTCCGCCAGCAGACCGAAGTCCTCTCGACGGAGGACGAGCGCGAACTCATCGAGAAGATCGAGGACAAGCGCGAAGAGCTCAGCGAGAAGAAGGAGAAAGTCGACGACAGCGGTGAACTCGAAGAGCTCATCGAAGAGGCAGAAGAGGTCCGATCGGAGGCCTCCCAGCACCACCAGAAGGTGACTGAGCTCGCCGACGAGGCCCAAGAGCACCACAACCAGATGATCGAGGCCTACCGCGAGGCCGACGACATCCGCGACGAGGCCGACGCGATGCACGAGCTGTTCGTCGAAGCCCAAGAGGCCGCCGACCGCCACCACGAGGACTTCGTCCGCGTGCAAAAGCGCCTCCGCGAGCTCGACAAGCAGGAAGAGCAGGAGCGCGAGGACGAGCGCGCCGAGGAGCGCGAGGCCGCCAAGGAGGAGGCCGAGGAGATCTACCAGAAGTTCAAGGAAGGCGAGACCCTCGACACCGAGGACCTGATGAAGCTCCAGAAGACGGGGCTTCTCTAGACGCCGGAGTCTGCGGCGATCTGCTGACGGTTCGGCCGCGCGGCCGATTTTTTTCTTTTTCATCTTGGGACAGCGTCGATTTTTCACCGAGAGAGCGTCGCTCGTCTCGCCGATAGTGTAAACCCGACCGGCGTCGTAGTTCGAGGAGGGTCCGACCGGACCGCCACCAAGAAGATGTGACACCGTCGGATTCCGCACTATGTCGACTGAATCAGACGACCCCTACGTTCGAGCAACGACCGTCGACGAGGCGAAGACGAACAGCCCACAGACGATTCGTGTCGACGGCCGCGTCATCGGCCTCTTCTACCACGAGGGGGAGTTCTACGCCACCGACAACCGGTGTCCGCACATGGGATTTCCGCTCACAGAGGGGTCCGTTGACGACGGGGTACTCACGTGCCCGTGGCATCACGCGCGGTTCGAGCTCTCTTGCGGCGACACGTTCGACCCGTTCGCCGACGACGTCCGGACCTATCCAGTCACGGTTCGAGAGGGCGACGTGTACGTCGACCCGAATCCGGCGCGTGATCGTTCGCCCGAGGAACACTGGCGCGACCGACTCGATCACAGCCTCCGGGAGAACATCGACCTGATCACGGCGAAGTCGGTCATCGGACTCGACGACGCCGGGGTATCGTACACGGAGCCGGTTCGAATCGGGATCGAGTTCGGCACACGCTACCGGGACGACGGCTGGGGGCGCGGGCTCACGACGCTAGTCGCGATGGCGAATCTCCTCGCGGACCTCCACCCCGAGGACCGACGTCGAGCCCTCTACGTGGGTCTCACGGCGGTTGCCGACGATTGCTCCGGTGAACCGCCGTTCTTCGTTCAGGAGGCGCTCTCGACCGATGACGTCGCCGCCGATCGGCTCGCGGAGTGGTTCCGAGAGAACATCGAAGTCCGCGACTCCGACGGGGCCGAACGCGTGCTCCGGGCCGCGATCGCGGCGGACGCCGACGAGTCGGCCCTCGCAGGGATGCTCGTCGCGGCCGCCACCGATCACCGCTATCTCGACTCCGGGCATCGACTCGACTTCGTCAACAAGGCGTTCGAGGCGCTCGATCACGTCGGATGGGAACACGTCGACGCGGTGCTCCCGAGTCTCGTCCCCGGACTCGCGTCCGCCGACCGAGCCGAGGAGAACTCGTCGTGGCGGCAACCGATCGACGTCGCTCAACTCTGTTTCGACGCCGCGGACGAACTCCCCGAACTGATCGAAGCGAGCGCGGAGCAGCGCAGAGCGGGCGCGGAGAAGCCGTGGACCGAACCGGACGGCGTTCTCGACGTCCTCTTGGGGGACGACCCTCACGAGATCATCGACGCGTTGACGGCGGCCGTCTCCGACGGGGCGAGCGTCGAGGATCTCGCGCTCCTCGTCGCTCACGCGGCCGGACGCCGCGTCGCTCACTTCGGCACGAGCAACGAGTTCCGCGACTGGAACACCGTCCACCACACCTACACGTACGCGAACGCGGTCTACGGACTCGGCCGGCGGACCGACGCCCCGGAGGCGTATCGCGGGGTCTTCGACGCCGCGATGTCCGTCTATCTCGACCGGTTTCTCAACACGCCGCCGGCCCCGCTTCCCGACCCGGGCGGCGACGGTGACCCCGGGGAACTCTTAGACGAACTACTCGCGTGCTTCGAGGTCGAATCCGACGAGGAGGTCAACCGGGCTGGCCGACTCACCGCCGAGTACCTCGCCGCCGGCGGGGACGCGGCGGAATTGAAGCGCGAACTCGGTGAGGTGCTCCTTCGAGAAGACGTCGGATTCCATCCCCGACAGAACCTCGAAGCGGCGTTCACCCAGTACGAAGCCGACGACGGGGAGCGTTCCCGAGTCCATCTCATCGCCGCGGCACGGTTCCTCGCCGCGCACACGCCGACCCGGCGAGCGAGCGAACAGACGTTCCGCATCGCCGAGCGGCTCAACCGGGGGGAACAGATCCACGAGGAGTAATCGGAGAGTGAGTGACCGAGACTTCTTTAACCGAGTCAATCGTTCTCAAGACCGTGACCACGCTCGTCCTCTGCGTCGACCGGTCCAACGACATCGGTCGGACCGCAGGGCTGGAGATGCCGATCATCGGCTGGGAGGCCGTTCAGTCGCTCGTCACCGACGTCGGACTGGCGGATCCGGAGGACTCGAGCGTCAATTGCTTATTAGAAGCGCTGCGCGTCGCCCGCGACCTCCGAGACGAGCGCGAGGAGACCGTCGTCGCCGTCGTCTCCGGCGGCACCGACTCGCTCGTCGGCGCTGACCGGTCGCTGGCGGCGCAGGTGGACTCCCTCGTCGACACGTACGATCCCGACTCGGCGATCGTCGTCCTCGATTCCGCCAACGACGAGCGAGTCGTCCCCGCCATCGAGAGCCGCGTTCGGATCGACTCGGTCGACCGGGTCGTCGTCCGTCAAGCGCACGACATCGAGTCGACGTACTACCTCCTCAAGCAGTTCCTCGGGGACGAGGAGCTGCGGACGACGATCCTCGTTCCCCTCGGTGCGACGCTGCTCTTACTGCCGATCCTCCTCTCGCAGTTCTCGCCGGCCATCGCGCTGGCGGGCCTCGCCTCGCTCTTGGGTGCCGTGCTGCTGTACAAAGGGCTCGCGATCGACGAACTCCTGTCTGAAGTCCCCG is from Halobellus sp. LT62 and encodes:
- a CDS encoding DUF371 domain-containing protein, whose translation is MREREREVVRARGHENVTARHGSTLEVTSDDWLTPAGDCILAVEADRVPADFDDAFVEACRDPEATITVTLTATTESGETYEETITGRGDPELSFENERSHVGRTSDYVDDRTVLVGGSAAAGDLDRDLVDALADGADLRFELVVDVE
- a CDS encoding Rieske (2Fe-2S) protein, with amino-acid sequence MSTESDDPYVRATTVDEAKTNSPQTIRVDGRVIGLFYHEGEFYATDNRCPHMGFPLTEGSVDDGVLTCPWHHARFELSCGDTFDPFADDVRTYPVTVREGDVYVDPNPARDRSPEEHWRDRLDHSLRENIDLITAKSVIGLDDAGVSYTEPVRIGIEFGTRYRDDGWGRGLTTLVAMANLLADLHPEDRRRALYVGLTAVADDCSGEPPFFVQEALSTDDVAADRLAEWFRENIEVRDSDGAERVLRAAIAADADESALAGMLVAAATDHRYLDSGHRLDFVNKAFEALDHVGWEHVDAVLPSLVPGLASADRAEENSSWRQPIDVAQLCFDAADELPELIEASAEQRRAGAEKPWTEPDGVLDVLLGDDPHEIIDALTAAVSDGASVEDLALLVAHAAGRRVAHFGTSNEFRDWNTVHHTYTYANAVYGLGRRTDAPEAYRGVFDAAMSVYLDRFLNTPPAPLPDPGGDGDPGELLDELLACFEVESDEEVNRAGRLTAEYLAAGGDAAELKRELGEVLLREDVGFHPRQNLEAAFTQYEADDGERSRVHLIAAARFLAAHTPTRRASEQTFRIAERLNRGEQIHEE
- a CDS encoding DUF373 family protein, whose product is MTTLVLCVDRSNDIGRTAGLEMPIIGWEAVQSLVTDVGLADPEDSSVNCLLEALRVARDLRDEREETVVAVVSGGTDSLVGADRSLAAQVDSLVDTYDPDSAIVVLDSANDERVVPAIESRVRIDSVDRVVVRQAHDIESTYYLLKQFLGDEELRTTILVPLGATLLLLPILLSQFSPAIALAGLASLLGAVLLYKGLAIDELLSEVPERTREALYSGRVSVVTYAVSLGLGLVGIFLGALSVTPQGGPEYVVVRTMQFTHSAVPWLALAALTASAGRLLDELIGTDEISTPYLNLPFGVVALGLVVRGFAGWFLQREGVLADPQLWGVVVTPQQRLAAFIVAGIVVSVVGVRVAASVTGESIDDVAQ
- a CDS encoding endonuclease III domain-containing protein, giving the protein MPEEPRENISGGEEGSVEVAFAPGETGTRAEAVVDELGELYWQKTYGGKDAFESLVRTILSQNTSDVASQPAHDALMERYGSEAQRASTTRAGSEATREGGATREDDADLVTALADAEQSELAETISSAGLYNQKSEMIVGAAERIREEYGGRDEFDAFVREGDPDEVREALLDIHGVGPKTADCVLLFAGGRGGVFPVDTHVHRIARRMGLAPADADHETVREHLEADVPGPKCGFGHTAMIQFGREYCTARKPACLDGPEACPLYDLCDRVGVDEVDETVVDPADAAAE
- a CDS encoding coiled-coil protein, whose protein sequence is MVTKQDVLDEYDVQALEESDNIELTDEKLENGSKGQLIKVAGQLRDRRNDLNQMASERASKRDDLNAKTREKVDEAQEHREKRDELNEQVQEHKESRNELNAKANELFDKVEQMKSELELDDGKDIEELQEEIEQLEFRQQTEVLSTEDERELIEKIEDKREELSEKKEKVDDSGELEELIEEAEEVRSEASQHHQKVTELADEAQEHHNQMIEAYREADDIRDEADAMHELFVEAQEAADRHHEDFVRVQKRLRELDKQEEQEREDERAEEREAAKEEAEEIYQKFKEGETLDTEDLMKLQKTGLL